From Rhodoferax sp. AJA081-3, the proteins below share one genomic window:
- a CDS encoding lipopolysaccharide assembly protein LapB: protein MIDKKTPILATRLVPIALCLSTITAPAFSQSTPLPTAQEVEQAFQEVIGKAASIEARTKYASLLVRSGNFEGGIAALEGLLIAPDAPASIRVELGVLYFRLGSYAISETYLRAAIDDPRLDPPQKRQAESLLREVVRRNQRSQLSGSLMLGVRTQSNPTAASDNDPVYYQGNPIARGKDAGPKSDTDVHLWGTLDHVFDLDQQNEASIVTSLVMFANHYNSVSSYSNEAGSTKPSDLALIAGSTGLRFKPMRLTAPALSIRPHLVFGSASANGNSYFTAGGWGIDGDFRPSETLLLGGSYENGRLVFSARSDIANSQVLGGSRQSLKMYATVETSTNQFLSAELGYVDFDGNAPYTAFKGPQAKIGYTLTYPAPISSSGLPWTTTLSVHTQQRDYRGADATVDARTVRKDTEWRWSMMNVMPVTRAVSVQLQLDHTNIPSNIPNYTHTNTAGTLGVIWKY, encoded by the coding sequence ATGATTGACAAAAAGACACCCATTTTGGCTACACGCCTCGTGCCGATTGCGTTATGTCTCTCGACAATCACGGCGCCAGCGTTTTCACAAAGCACTCCCCTGCCCACCGCTCAGGAAGTGGAACAAGCTTTCCAGGAAGTCATCGGCAAGGCAGCGTCCATAGAGGCGCGCACCAAATACGCCAGCCTGCTGGTCCGCTCCGGAAACTTTGAAGGTGGCATAGCGGCCTTGGAAGGCCTACTGATTGCGCCTGATGCACCGGCCAGTATCCGTGTTGAATTGGGTGTGCTGTATTTCCGGCTGGGGTCGTACGCAATCTCCGAAACCTACCTGCGTGCGGCCATTGACGACCCGCGTTTGGACCCACCGCAAAAACGCCAGGCGGAGTCGCTGCTGCGCGAAGTTGTGCGGCGCAACCAGCGGTCACAGTTGTCGGGCAGCCTGATGCTGGGTGTGCGCACGCAAAGCAATCCTACGGCGGCATCGGACAACGACCCGGTGTACTACCAAGGCAATCCGATTGCACGCGGCAAAGACGCCGGCCCCAAGTCTGATACCGATGTCCACCTATGGGGCACGCTGGACCATGTGTTCGATTTGGATCAGCAAAACGAAGCCTCCATCGTCACTTCCCTTGTGATGTTTGCCAACCACTACAACTCGGTCAGCAGCTACAGCAACGAAGCTGGATCAACCAAGCCGTCAGACCTCGCGCTGATTGCCGGGAGCACAGGTCTACGGTTCAAGCCCATGCGACTTACTGCACCAGCGCTGAGCATCCGTCCGCATCTGGTGTTTGGCAGCGCGTCCGCCAACGGCAACTCCTACTTTACCGCGGGTGGATGGGGCATAGATGGGGACTTCCGTCCATCCGAGACCCTGTTGCTGGGTGGCAGCTACGAAAACGGCCGCCTTGTATTTTCCGCACGCAGTGACATCGCCAACTCTCAAGTCCTGGGAGGTTCTCGCCAAAGCCTGAAGATGTACGCCACCGTCGAGACGAGCACCAACCAGTTTTTGAGCGCCGAGCTGGGATATGTGGACTTCGATGGCAATGCGCCTTACACCGCGTTTAAAGGACCCCAGGCAAAGATCGGATACACGCTGACCTACCCCGCTCCCATTTCGTCAAGCGGCCTCCCGTGGACAACTACACTTTCCGTCCATACCCAGCAGCGGGACTACCGCGGGGCTGACGCCACGGTTGATGCGCGCACGGTTCGCAAGGACACCGAATGGCGCTGGTCGATGATGAACGTGATGCCCGTCACACGCGCCGTTTCCGTGCAACTGCAGTTGGACCACACCAATATCCCTTCCAATATTCCAAACTACACCCATACCAACACCGCTGGTACCCTGGGTGTGATCTGGAAGTACTGA
- a CDS encoding FecR domain-containing protein, with amino-acid sequence MPPPPPPPLDINDWWLAAAAAAATGMLPPTASAATPTTGQVGITSAARPGVLSVSNERVVYIGNAVSFGERFRTDSTGVIHILFMDRSSMTLGPNSELVIDEFVFRPEAQQGNIAVNLLKGSLRAVGGFVSKFITPLGRSAAQIRTPTATIGIRGGITLVEAQADSTRGVFLFGEHMQVARTGAQILHTVTRPGFSVTVTGSSVGDPMRLPATDMANLVNQFESRQTTPQGSPGNLMSTNDRPAGLNSPNSSLAPDRAKYVTSDLGTHNPANTLRDLLGSAPTQVQS; translated from the coding sequence ATGCCCCCACCACCACCGCCTCCCCTAGACATCAATGACTGGTGGCTGGCTGCCGCAGCGGCAGCCGCGACCGGTATGTTGCCACCCACGGCCAGTGCCGCCACGCCCACTACCGGGCAAGTGGGCATTACCTCTGCCGCGCGGCCCGGTGTGCTGTCCGTCAGCAACGAACGTGTGGTCTACATCGGCAATGCCGTCTCATTTGGCGAACGCTTCAGAACCGACAGCACGGGGGTGATCCACATCTTGTTCATGGACCGTTCATCCATGACACTAGGCCCCAACTCGGAGCTGGTCATTGACGAGTTTGTCTTTCGCCCGGAGGCCCAACAGGGCAATATTGCGGTCAATTTACTCAAAGGCTCACTGCGGGCAGTCGGTGGATTCGTCAGTAAATTCATCACTCCGCTGGGCAGGAGCGCTGCACAGATACGCACACCCACGGCCACGATCGGCATTCGCGGCGGCATCACGCTGGTGGAAGCGCAAGCCGACTCCACACGCGGTGTGTTCCTGTTCGGCGAGCATATGCAGGTTGCCCGCACCGGTGCCCAAATACTCCACACGGTCACCCGCCCGGGATTTTCCGTAACGGTCACTGGCAGTAGCGTAGGGGACCCCATGCGTTTGCCAGCAACTGACATGGCTAATCTGGTCAATCAGTTCGAATCCCGGCAGACCACGCCCCAAGGCAGCCCCGGCAACTTGATGAGCACCAATGACCGGCCGGCTGGGTTGAATTCTCCCAATTCGTCCCTCGCGCCGGATCGCGCAAAGTACGTGACCTCAGACCTTGGCACCCACAACCCCGCCAATACCTTGCGCGATCTGCTGGGCAGTGCGCCAACACAGGTTCAGTCCTGA
- a CDS encoding glycosyltransferase, with protein sequence MRVLFASVYPHLPEVIGGLQTTTDDLCTALIGMGAQVAVLCGLREHAVPGSSTRSQCDEQLGYPVFRVANPIQDLALVAASWGPSIIVVQSGTTLLPMVVSALETGKATAVYLHNVETHQLGGTLVPDPTVLYLSNSEFTAQRWRVLCGINSVVVPPLVLPERYFVNNTQGDRVLFVNPTPIKGVEIMFALAAACPDIPFLVSESWGLDPQWRAYCLQRASNLPNIEWCTPTLDMRTVYVRARTLLMPSLWEESYGRTVVEAQINGIPVVASTRGALPYTMGLGGILVDAHAPISDWVQALRLAYMPSPAFDQLRERARHQAFQTAASPVILGRFVTALAGHTGATPHTTAPRPR encoded by the coding sequence ATGCGGGTACTTTTCGCGTCGGTCTATCCCCATCTTCCCGAAGTCATTGGTGGACTGCAAACCACCACCGATGACCTGTGCACCGCGCTGATCGGTATGGGCGCGCAGGTTGCCGTGCTCTGCGGCCTGCGCGAGCATGCCGTACCAGGTTCCTCGACCCGGTCGCAATGTGACGAACAGCTGGGTTACCCGGTGTTCCGCGTGGCCAATCCCATCCAAGATCTTGCATTAGTGGCAGCCAGCTGGGGCCCTTCCATCATCGTGGTACAAAGCGGTACGACCCTGCTGCCCATGGTGGTCAGCGCGCTGGAAACCGGTAAGGCCACCGCGGTGTACCTGCACAACGTGGAGACCCACCAACTGGGTGGTACGCTGGTACCCGACCCGACCGTTCTGTACCTTAGCAACTCGGAATTCACCGCGCAACGCTGGCGAGTGTTGTGTGGCATCAACAGCGTCGTTGTACCGCCACTGGTCCTGCCAGAGCGCTATTTCGTCAACAACACCCAGGGCGACCGCGTGCTGTTTGTCAACCCGACGCCCATCAAGGGTGTGGAGATCATGTTTGCGTTGGCTGCGGCTTGCCCGGACATTCCCTTCCTGGTGTCTGAGAGCTGGGGTCTGGATCCGCAATGGCGCGCCTACTGCCTGCAACGCGCTTCCAACTTGCCCAATATTGAATGGTGCACGCCCACATTGGACATGCGCACTGTGTATGTCCGTGCCCGCACCTTGCTGATGCCCAGCCTATGGGAAGAGTCTTATGGCCGCACCGTGGTAGAGGCACAGATCAACGGCATCCCGGTAGTCGCCAGCACCCGCGGAGCCCTGCCTTACACAATGGGGCTTGGGGGCATTCTGGTGGATGCACATGCACCCATCAGTGATTGGGTGCAAGCACTGCGCTTGGCCTATATGCCCTCACCCGCGTTCGACCAACTCCGCGAGCGCGCGCGGCACCAGGCTTTCCAAACCGCGGCTTCGCCCGTGATATTGGGGCGTTTTGTGACAGCTTTGGCGGGCCATACGGGCGCTACTCCCCACACAACCGCCCCCAGACCGCGCTAG
- a CDS encoding ATP-binding protein, whose translation MATTPPDTDARITALQAELDAVRAEMQHFTYAVSHDLRAPLRHILSYAQLVQEDAGPQLSGEVKEFLATITDSARHMGVLLDGLAALSRVGSAPLDVGPVCLQELIPAVCGELAAQHPERTIEWRIADDLPLVQADAALLRQALSQVLGNAVKFSAQRQPAVIEVDTAVEASSACVALQVRDNGVGYNPALQDQLFKVFGRLHSSKQFEGIGMGLVLVRRMLDRFGATVSIHGVQDGGSTVLLLIPRA comes from the coding sequence ATGGCCACCACACCACCCGATACCGACGCCCGTATCACCGCTCTGCAGGCTGAATTGGATGCCGTGCGTGCGGAGATGCAGCATTTCACGTATGCGGTCTCGCACGACCTGCGTGCACCGCTACGCCACATTCTGTCGTACGCACAACTGGTGCAGGAGGATGCGGGGCCGCAGCTCAGTGGCGAAGTGAAAGAGTTTTTGGCGACCATTACCGATTCGGCGCGGCACATGGGTGTGTTGCTGGATGGGTTGGCGGCGCTGTCGCGTGTGGGGTCAGCGCCGCTGGATGTGGGCCCGGTTTGCTTGCAAGAATTAATACCGGCGGTGTGCGGCGAGCTGGCTGCACAACATCCAGAGCGCACCATTGAGTGGCGCATTGCCGATGATCTACCCCTGGTGCAGGCCGATGCAGCGCTGTTGCGCCAGGCCTTGTCCCAGGTCCTGGGCAATGCTGTCAAATTCTCCGCGCAGCGACAACCGGCGGTGATCGAAGTGGACACCGCAGTTGAGGCGTCCAGCGCCTGCGTGGCGCTGCAGGTGCGGGACAACGGGGTGGGCTACAACCCCGCGCTGCAAGACCAGTTGTTCAAGGTGTTTGGCCGCTTGCACAGCAGCAAGCAATTTGAGGGTATTGGCATGGGCCTGGTGCTAGTCCGCAGGATGTTGGATCGTTTTGGTGCAACAGTTTCCATCCACGGGGTACAAGATGGCGGCAGCACGGTCCTGCTGCTGATTCCACGCGCCTAG
- the glmU gene encoding bifunctional UDP-N-acetylglucosamine diphosphorylase/glucosamine-1-phosphate N-acetyltransferase GlmU, translating to MAAGKGTRMKSPLPKVLHPLAGRPLLGHVMDTAQALQARRAVVVTGHGAMEVEAACSAYTGATAQFSISYVRQEPQLGTGHAVQQAVPVLADDGVVLILSGDVPLTQPATLLHLLAACAGTHLALLTLEMGNPSGYGRIVRRADGVVQAIVEHKDASAAQLAITEIYSGIMAVPAAQLKRWLARLDNKNAQGEYYLTDIVKFAVADGVAVVAHKINDAVQVAGVNSPVQLAELERAFQLREAHRLMEDGVRLADPARFDVRGDLFCAHGVSIDVNCVFEGQVNLGEGVSIGANCVIANAIIEAGAVIHPFTHIDGEALGVTVGAGALVGPFARLRPGARLGAEVHIGNFVEVKNATLAKGAKANHLAYLGDATVGERVNFGAGSITANYDGANKHRTTIEADVHVGSNCVLVAPITLGAGGTVGGGSTLTKDTPAGALSVARGRQVSIANWSRPQKAPKA from the coding sequence ATGGCGGCCGGCAAAGGCACACGCATGAAGAGCCCATTGCCCAAGGTCTTGCATCCCTTGGCGGGGCGCCCCCTGTTGGGCCATGTGATGGATACCGCGCAGGCCTTGCAGGCCCGCCGTGCGGTTGTTGTGACCGGCCATGGTGCTATGGAAGTTGAAGCAGCATGTTCAGCATACACGGGGGCTACAGCCCAGTTTTCCATAAGTTATGTGCGCCAGGAGCCCCAGCTTGGTACAGGCCATGCCGTACAGCAGGCGGTGCCCGTGCTGGCCGATGATGGGGTGGTGCTGATTCTGTCGGGCGATGTGCCCCTGACCCAGCCGGCTACGTTACTGCACCTGCTGGCCGCCTGCGCGGGGACGCATTTGGCGTTGCTGACACTGGAGATGGGCAACCCCAGCGGTTATGGCCGCATCGTGCGCAGGGCCGATGGTGTGGTGCAGGCCATTGTGGAGCACAAGGATGCCTCGGCAGCACAACTGGCCATCACCGAAATTTACAGCGGCATCATGGCCGTGCCGGCGGCGCAGCTCAAGCGCTGGCTGGCCCGCCTCGACAATAAAAATGCCCAGGGTGAGTATTACCTGACCGATATCGTGAAGTTTGCCGTAGCCGATGGTGTGGCCGTGGTGGCACACAAGATCAACGATGCGGTGCAGGTGGCGGGTGTCAACAGCCCAGTGCAACTGGCCGAGCTGGAGCGGGCCTTCCAGTTGCGCGAAGCACACCGCCTGATGGAAGATGGCGTGCGCCTGGCCGACCCGGCGCGTTTTGATGTGCGGGGCGACTTATTCTGTGCCCATGGCGTCAGCATCGATGTGAACTGTGTCTTTGAGGGCCAGGTCAACCTGGGAGAAGGTGTATCCATCGGTGCCAACTGCGTGATCGCCAATGCCATCATTGAGGCCGGTGCCGTCATACACCCCTTCACCCATATTGATGGCGAGGCCCTGGGTGTGACCGTGGGTGCAGGTGCACTGGTAGGTCCCTTTGCCCGGCTGCGACCCGGTGCACGCCTGGGCGCCGAGGTGCACATTGGCAATTTTGTGGAAGTGAAAAACGCCACCCTGGCCAAGGGGGCCAAGGCCAACCACCTGGCCTACCTGGGCGACGCCACGGTGGGCGAACGGGTCAACTTTGGCGCGGGCAGCATCACCGCCAACTACGACGGCGCCAACAAACACCGCACCACCATCGAGGCTGATGTCCATGTGGGCAGCAACTGTGTGCTGGTGGCCCCCATCACGCTGGGAGCAGGCGGCACGGTGGGCGGTGGCTCAACACTCACCAAAGACACCCCCGCTGGCGCCCTGAGTGTGGCGCGTGGCAGGCAGGTCAGCATTGCCAACTGGTCGCGCCCGCAAAAGGCGCCCAAGGCCTGA
- a CDS encoding DUF6279 family lipoprotein — protein sequence MSLSIPSLMARVSTRSASIIGALLIATLLVGCSAVRLGYNSAPTLAYWWLDSYFDFDGEQSLRIRADLQAVQDWHRKEELPLLIQTLKELQAMAPKPVTPAQVCNTVASLQTRVQVTLERVAPSIGAIAPGLQASQIEQVSREFDKRNKKWREQWLEGTSTERAERRVEQIVDRAESLYGSLEPAQMAIIKNHVQTSSFDGPRNYREMLRRHEDALQVLTTLRTSKPTAAQATAAIRGLLERTLKAPDPAYRQYIDRLTLESCTATAALHNIITSSQRTHLVQALQDYEADARALAAQGAQAPTSQAASSPL from the coding sequence ATGTCCCTTTCAATACCTTCGCTTATGGCACGTGTATCCACACGTTCAGCAAGCATTATCGGTGCGCTGCTGATCGCCACGCTGTTGGTTGGATGCAGCGCCGTGCGCCTGGGCTACAACAGTGCCCCCACCCTGGCCTACTGGTGGCTGGACAGCTATTTCGACTTTGACGGTGAACAAAGCCTGCGCATTCGGGCCGACCTGCAGGCCGTGCAGGACTGGCACCGCAAGGAAGAGTTGCCCCTGCTGATACAGACGCTCAAAGAGCTGCAGGCCATGGCGCCCAAACCGGTCACGCCTGCACAGGTGTGCAACACCGTAGCCAGCTTGCAAACCCGCGTGCAGGTCACGCTGGAGCGGGTGGCCCCGTCGATTGGTGCCATTGCGCCCGGTCTGCAGGCAAGCCAGATCGAACAGGTATCCCGCGAGTTCGACAAGCGCAACAAGAAATGGCGCGAGCAGTGGCTGGAAGGAACAAGCACTGAGCGCGCCGAGCGGCGGGTAGAGCAGATCGTGGACCGCGCAGAATCCCTGTACGGAAGCTTGGAGCCGGCACAAATGGCCATCATCAAAAACCACGTCCAGACCTCCAGCTTTGACGGCCCCCGCAACTACCGGGAAATGCTGCGCCGCCATGAAGACGCTTTGCAGGTGCTGACCACCCTGCGCACCAGCAAACCCACCGCTGCGCAGGCCACCGCCGCCATCCGCGGCCTGCTGGAGCGCACACTCAAAGCGCCCGACCCTGCCTACCGCCAATACATCGACCGTCTGACGCTGGAGAGCTGCACCGCCACGGCCGCCCTGCACAACATCATCACCAGCAGCCAGCGCACACACCTGGTAC